One part of the Bacteroidales bacterium genome encodes these proteins:
- a CDS encoding alanine dehydrogenase, which yields MNQEKKQFVSFTATGGMLPKEEMLEVARKKSSLTIGIPRDHSRLENRIPLVPNAVGMLVKHGHRVLIESEAGKRAWFSDHDYAEHGAEIVQSPQEIFTSDMILKVAPLTEDECELLRSRQTLVSSLHLSASDENYIRKLITKKCTALAFEYLRDKSGAYPLRRSMSEIAGNAAVLIAAEYLCHPTLGMGHMLGGFSGVPPTEVVILGAGTVGEFAAASALGMGALIKVFDNSVYKLRNLQSMLNVRIFTSVIQPEILLKAIKTTDVVIAALHTDSGRTPFCISEEMVSQMKPGAVIIDVSIDQGGCVETSEPTDHQNPVFKKYDVVHYCVPNIASRVPHTASYALSNYLTPILLSIGEQGGIANVLKADAGSRRGVYLFNGIVTNKLLSEKYSLPYQDIDLLMTAF from the coding sequence ATGAACCAGGAAAAGAAACAATTTGTATCATTTACAGCCACCGGCGGCATGCTTCCGAAAGAAGAAATGCTTGAGGTTGCCCGAAAAAAATCTTCTCTGACAATTGGAATCCCTCGTGATCATTCCAGACTTGAGAACCGCATTCCTTTGGTTCCCAATGCAGTGGGCATGCTTGTTAAGCATGGGCATAGGGTACTTATTGAATCCGAAGCAGGGAAACGGGCATGGTTCAGTGATCATGATTATGCTGAGCATGGTGCTGAAATAGTACAATCGCCGCAAGAGATTTTTACCAGCGATATGATCCTGAAGGTAGCGCCTCTTACAGAAGACGAATGTGAACTATTGCGTAGTCGGCAGACCCTGGTTTCGTCTTTGCATCTTTCAGCAAGCGATGAGAATTACATACGTAAACTCATTACCAAAAAATGCACAGCCCTTGCTTTTGAATATTTGCGCGATAAAAGTGGAGCCTATCCCCTGCGGCGTTCTATGAGCGAGATTGCCGGAAATGCGGCAGTATTGATTGCTGCCGAATACCTCTGCCATCCTACCTTGGGAATGGGCCATATGCTGGGTGGTTTTTCAGGTGTGCCACCTACCGAGGTAGTGATACTCGGCGCTGGTACAGTAGGGGAATTTGCAGCCGCTTCAGCCCTGGGTATGGGCGCATTGATTAAAGTATTTGATAACTCGGTGTATAAACTTCGCAACCTGCAGTCCATGCTTAATGTACGGATTTTTACTTCGGTGATCCAACCTGAAATCCTGCTAAAGGCTATAAAAACTACTGATGTTGTGATCGCTGCATTGCATACCGATAGTGGACGCACTCCTTTCTGCATATCGGAAGAAATGGTGAGCCAGATGAAACCCGGTGCAGTGATTATTGATGTAAGCATTGATCAGGGCGGTTGTGTTGAAACCTCTGAACCAACCGATCATCAGAATCCTGTGTTCAAGAAATATGATGTGGTGCATTATTGTGTTCCCAATATTGCTTCCCGGGTACCTCATACTGCATCTTACGCCCTAAGCAATTATCTCACCCCTATCTTACTTTCTATCGGAGAGCAAGGCGGAATTGCAAATGTGCTGAAAGCAGATGCAGGCTCACGCCGCGGTGTTTATCTGTTTAACGGGATTGTGACAAACAAGCTGTTGAGCGAAAAATACAGCCTGCCTTATCAGGATATTGATCTGCTCATGACGGCATTCTAG
- the tsaE gene encoding tRNA (adenosine(37)-N6)-threonylcarbamoyltransferase complex ATPase subunit type 1 TsaE produces MLTLQAATTGDLDLVARKIINSFPQQRVFAFYGAMGVGKTTLIKAVCHELGVEDVVVSPTFSLINEYSTREGDPVYHFDFYRIKSLSEAFDMGYEEYFFSGHYCFVEWPEKIEQLLPPGFVYIIISFGDGDQKRVISVRS; encoded by the coding sequence ATGTTAACATTACAAGCCGCTACAACCGGCGACCTTGACTTGGTTGCCCGCAAGATTATCAATTCCTTTCCTCAACAGCGGGTCTTCGCTTTTTATGGAGCTATGGGTGTGGGTAAAACTACGCTTATCAAAGCTGTTTGTCATGAATTGGGTGTTGAAGATGTAGTTGTAAGCCCAACTTTTTCATTGATCAACGAATACAGCACCCGTGAAGGCGATCCGGTATATCATTTCGATTTCTATCGCATAAAATCACTGTCAGAAGCTTTTGATATGGGCTACGAAGAATATTTTTTTAGTGGCCATTATTGCTTCGTGGAATGGCCCGAAAAAATTGAGCAACTTTTACCTCCCGGCTTCGTATATATTATTATCAGCTTTGGTGATGGCGATCAGAAAAGAGTCATAAGCGTGCGATCCTAA
- a CDS encoding PglZ domain-containing protein encodes MDKINVLWVDDEIDMLKPHIIFLDQKGYDVHTANSGGDAIDMLKTQVFDIVFLDENMPGLSGIETLAVIKDNYPSLPVIMITKSEEESIMEDAIGSNIADYLIKPVNPNQILLALKKNLENKKIISEKTTHAYQMEFRNIGMEITNNLTHAEWVEIYRKLISWELKLENSKDESILEVLQMQKSEANQVFTRFIENNYQGWLSGSGNNRPVLSHMLMREKVFPLLDKKKPVFFLLIDNLRYDQWKFLQPVIEEYFRIEKDEMYYSILPTTTQYARNALFSGLMPSEIEKKYPRYWVDEGDEGTKNQFESELLSELLKRFGRDVKYSYTKVLNLNAGKRLVENMSNLMVNQLNVIVYNFVDMLSHARTEMEVIKELAGDEAAYRSITLSWFMHSPLLEVFKFIADKQIDLIITTDHGSVRVQNPVKVVGDKNTTTNLRYKSGRSLNYNSKEVYEVRNPADIFLPRTNVSSSYIFCRKNDFFAYPNNYNYYVNYYRDTFQHGGVSLEEMLVPFITLKSK; translated from the coding sequence ATGGATAAGATCAACGTTTTGTGGGTGGATGATGAAATTGATATGTTAAAGCCGCATATTATCTTCCTGGATCAGAAAGGCTATGATGTGCATACTGCAAACAGCGGTGGCGATGCGATTGATATGCTGAAAACCCAGGTTTTCGATATTGTTTTTCTGGATGAGAACATGCCAGGACTTTCAGGAATTGAAACGCTTGCTGTGATTAAAGACAACTATCCCAGTCTGCCGGTTATCATGATTACCAAGAGTGAGGAAGAGAGTATCATGGAGGATGCCATCGGGTCGAATATTGCTGATTATCTTATCAAGCCTGTTAACCCCAATCAAATCCTGCTTGCACTCAAAAAAAACCTGGAGAACAAGAAGATCATCAGCGAAAAAACTACTCATGCATACCAAATGGAATTTCGCAATATTGGAATGGAAATAACCAATAACCTTACTCATGCTGAGTGGGTTGAGATTTACCGTAAGCTGATTTCGTGGGAACTGAAGCTCGAGAATTCAAAAGATGAAAGCATCCTGGAAGTTTTGCAAATGCAGAAGAGTGAAGCCAATCAGGTTTTCACCAGGTTTATTGAAAACAATTACCAGGGCTGGCTGAGCGGTTCAGGGAATAACCGCCCCGTGTTATCGCATATGTTGATGCGCGAAAAAGTTTTCCCGTTGCTTGACAAAAAGAAACCGGTGTTTTTTCTTCTGATTGATAACCTGCGCTATGACCAGTGGAAATTCTTACAACCTGTGATTGAAGAATATTTCCGGATCGAAAAGGATGAGATGTATTACAGCATCTTGCCAACCACCACGCAATATGCCCGCAATGCCTTGTTTTCAGGATTGATGCCTTCGGAGATCGAAAAGAAGTACCCACGTTATTGGGTGGACGAGGGAGATGAAGGCACAAAAAATCAGTTTGAGAGTGAGTTGTTGAGCGAACTGCTTAAACGTTTTGGTCGTGATGTGAAATACAGCTATACCAAGGTGCTGAACCTGAACGCGGGTAAAAGACTTGTGGAGAATATGTCGAACCTGATGGTAAACCAACTCAATGTTATCGTTTATAATTTTGTAGATATGCTCTCGCATGCCAGAACCGAAATGGAAGTGATTAAAGAACTTGCCGGCGACGAAGCAGCTTATCGCTCTATTACGCTTTCATGGTTTATGCACAGTCCGCTGCTTGAGGTATTTAAATTTATTGCTGATAAACAGATAGATCTCATTATTACAACCGATCATGGTTCAGTGCGGGTTCAGAACCCGGTGAAAGTGGTTGGCGATAAGAATACTACCACTAACCTCCGCTATAAGTCGGGCAGGAGTTTGAACTATAATTCCAAAGAGGTTTATGAGGTGAGGAATCCTGCTGACATTTTCTTGCCACGAACCAATGTGAGTTCATCGTATATCTTCTGCCGCAAAAACGATTTTTTTGCTTACCCGAACAATTACAACTATTACGTGAATTATTACCGCGATACTTTTCAGCATGGTGGTGTATCGCTTGAAGAAATGCTTGTGCCTTTTATAACTTTAAAGAGCAAGTAA